The Lycium ferocissimum isolate CSIRO_LF1 chromosome 10, AGI_CSIRO_Lferr_CH_V1, whole genome shotgun sequence genome window below encodes:
- the LOC132034194 gene encoding short-chain dehydrogenase reductase ATA1, with protein sequence MKMDHNGKTEDTSGQMLSPKRLRGKVAVITGGARGIGAATARVFAENGAHVVIADILDELGASLAESIGGRYVHCDVSKEEEVESAVQLAVEWKGRLDIIFNNAGIAGFGGSITNIKMDQMMALLAINLNGVVHGIKHAARTMIAGKHGGTIICSSSSAAIMGGLASHSYTMSKEAILGLARSTACELGVHGIRVNCISPHGVPSEMLVSEFQKCLGNTELKPDEVSSIVGKRGSLLRGRGGRLEDVAQAVLFLASDESGFITGHNLVIDGGYTSACSQMSYIYKD encoded by the exons ATGAAAATGGATCACAATGGTAAAACAGAGGACACTTCAGGACAAATGTTATCCCCGAAGAG GTTGAGAGGAAAAGTTGCAGTTATAACAGGTGGTGCCAGAGGAATAGGAGCCGCAACAGCAAGAGTTTTCGCTGAAAATGGAGCTCATGTTGTCATTGCGGATATACTAGATGAACTAGGTGCAAGTCTAGCTGAATCTATTGGAGGTCGTTACGTGCATTGTGATGTttccaaagaagaagaagtggaaTCAGCTGTGCAACTTGCAGTGGAATGGAAAGGTAGATTAGACATCATATTCAACAATGCTGGAATTGCAGGCTTTGGAGGGAGCATTACCAACATTAAAATGGATCAAATGATGGCACTGCTTGCTATAAATCTTAATGGGGTTGTGCATGGGATCAAGCATGCTGCACGGACAATGATAGCAG GCAAGCATGGAGGGACTATCATATGCTCATCAAGTTCGGCTGCTATCATGGGAGGACTGGCatctcattcctacacaatgtCGAAAGAGGCAATCCTAGGACTTGCCAGGAGCACAGCTTGTGAGTTGGGGGTTCACGGTATTCGAGTTAACTGTATTTCTCCTCATGGTGTCCCTTCCGAGATGCTTGTGAGTGAATTTCAGAAGTGTCTTGGTAACACGGAGCTGAAGCCTGATGAAGTGAGTTCCATTGTGGGGAAAAGAGGGAGTCTTCTACGCGGGAGAGGTGGCAGATTGGAAGATGTAGCACAAGCTGTGCTGTTTCTAGCCAGTGATGAATCTGGTTTTATAACTGGGCACAACTTGGTTATTGATGGGGGTTACACTTCTGCTTGTAGCCAAATGAGTTATATATACAAAGATTGA
- the LOC132034196 gene encoding calcium-dependent protein kinase 11-like, with protein MEIPKSDNNTTQKKPPIVSSSTKSSNNVLPYQTPRIGEHYTLGKKLGQGQFGTTYLCTENATGLEYACKTIPKRKLFCREDYEDVWREIQIMHHLSEHPYVVRIKGTYEDNLFVHIVMEVCKGGELFDRIVQKGHFSEKKAAQLMKTIVKVVEACHSLGVMHRDLKPENFLFDSSDEDAKLKATDFGLSIFYKPGQYFSDVVGSPYYVAPEVLHKYYGPEIDVWSAGVILYILLCGVPPFWAETDNGIFKQILKGKIDFESEPWPQISDSAKDLVKKMLTRDPRARLTAHQVLCHPWIVDDNVAPDRPLGSAVLSRLKQFYDMNKLKKMALRVIAERLSEEEIGGLKQLFKMIDTDNSGTITYEELKHGLKRVGSDLTETEIKALMSAADFDNNGTIDYGEFIAATLHLNKMEREENLLAAFSYFDKDGSGYITIDELQQACQEFGLGDVKLDDIIREIDIDNDGRIDYGEFATMMKKGNTGGLAARTMRGNLTFNLADALGASDNDKGQ; from the exons ATGGAGATCCCAAAATCTGATAATAACACAACACAAAAGAAACCCCCAATAGTTTCCTCATCTACAAAGTCATCTAACAATGTTCTTCCTTACCAAACTCCAAGAATAGGTGAGCACTATACACTTGGCAAGAAACTAGGCCAAGGTCAATTTGGGACAACTTATTTATGCACAGAGAATGCAACAGGCCTTGAATATGCATGCAAAACAATCCcaaaaaggaaacttttttgTAGGGAAGATTATGAGGATGTTTGGAGAGAGATTCAAATAATGCATCATTTATCTGAACACCCTTATGTTGTTAGGATTAAAGGGACTTATGAGGATAATTTGTTTGTCCATATTGTTATGGAGGTGTGTAAAGGGGGTGAGCTTTTTGATAGGATTGTACAAAAGGGTCATTTTAGTGAGAAAAAAGCTGCACAATTGATGAAAACTATTGTGAAAGTTGTTGAGGCTTGTCATTCTCTTGGTGTAATGCATAGAGATCTCAAACCTGAGAATTTCCTTTTTGATAGCTCTGATGAAGATGCTAAGCTTAAGGCTACTGATTTTGGCTTGTCTATTTTCTATAAACCAG GGCAGTATTTCTCAGATGTTGTAGGAAGTCCTTATTATGTTGCTCCTGAAGTGTTGCACAAATACTATGGGCCTGAAATAGATGTCTGGAGTGCTGGAGTCATCCTTTATATCTTATTATGTGGGGTTCCTCCTTTCTGGGCTG AGACGGACAATGGCATCTTCAAACAGATATTGAAAGGAAAGATAGACTTCGAATCAGAACCTTGGCCTCAGATTTCTGATAGTGCAAAAGATTTGGTAAAGAAGATGCTCACCAGGGATCCTAGAGCGCGATTAACTGCGCATCAAGTTCTAT GTCATCCTTGGATTGTGGACGACAATGTCGCCCCAGACAGACCCTTGGGTTCTGCAGTTTTGTCACGCTTAAAGCAGTTCTATGATATGAACAAACTTAAAAAGATGGCTTTACGA GTCATAGCAGAACGACTTTCGGAGGAAGAAATAGGTGGCCTAAAGCAATTATTCAAGATGATTGATACAGATAACAGCGGGACAATCACTTATGAAGAACTAAAACATGGTTTGAAAAGAGTGGGATCTGACTTAACAGAGACTGAAATCAAGGCCTTGATGAGCGCG GCTGACTTTGACAACAATGGCACTATCGACTATGGTGAATTCATCGCTGCAACATTGCATTTGAACAAGATGGAGAGGGAGGAGAATTTGCTTGCTGCATTTTCCTACTTCGACAAGGACGGTAGTGGTTATATCACTATTGATGAGCTTCAACAAGCTTGCCAAGAGTTTGGCTTAGGTGATGTTAAATTGGATGATATTATCAGAGAGATTGATATAGACAAT GATGGACGCATAGATTATGGGGAATTTGCAACTATGATGAAGAAGGGAAATACAGGAGGACTAGCAGCCAGGACAATGAGAGGCAATTTGACCTTCAACTTGGCAGATGCTCTTGGAGCAAGTGACAATGACAAAGGTCAATAG